The proteins below are encoded in one region of Sphingobacterium sp. R2:
- a CDS encoding glycosyltransferase family 2 protein, giving the protein MKNKWYAKYLSVYQVTPDQVSQSTIDTIANQLKKFEVIEPLVTISVIAYNEDKNLWACLWSLSDLKSRYPIEIIGVNNNSIDKTEEIFKKSGIRYFNEQKNGCGFARLCGLNHARGKYHLNIDADTLYPSDYVDVMVSALKEKGVVAASASWGYIPDKDHSRFSLWLYTWARDIFLFVQSIKRPELSVRGLVFAYHTELAQKVGIRTDIIRGEDGSLALGLKKFGKIAFVRDKKAKAMTGYGTLSADGTLFNSFKVRLKRAFKNFLLIFSKSDSYKDEDSNLIKKDEGI; this is encoded by the coding sequence ATGAAGAACAAGTGGTATGCGAAATATTTATCTGTTTATCAGGTTACTCCAGATCAAGTCTCTCAGTCTACCATCGATACTATAGCGAACCAGCTTAAAAAATTTGAAGTGATAGAACCTTTGGTCACGATCTCAGTAATTGCATATAATGAGGATAAGAATTTATGGGCCTGTTTGTGGTCGCTAAGTGATCTAAAATCCCGTTATCCTATCGAAATTATTGGAGTGAATAATAATTCGATTGATAAAACGGAAGAAATTTTTAAAAAATCGGGTATCAGATATTTTAATGAGCAGAAAAATGGATGTGGTTTTGCTAGGCTATGCGGGTTGAACCATGCGAGGGGGAAATATCATCTTAATATCGACGCAGATACACTTTATCCAAGCGATTATGTAGATGTGATGGTGAGTGCATTAAAAGAAAAGGGTGTGGTGGCTGCAAGTGCTTCCTGGGGCTATATTCCAGATAAGGATCACAGTCGATTTTCGCTATGGCTATATACGTGGGCGCGAGACATTTTTTTATTTGTCCAGTCTATAAAGAGACCCGAACTTAGTGTTAGGGGATTAGTGTTTGCTTATCATACTGAATTAGCCCAAAAAGTTGGGATACGTACTGATATTATAAGAGGAGAGGATGGATCTTTAGCATTAGGTTTGAAGAAGTTTGGCAAGATAGCTTTTGTTCGCGATAAAAAAGCAAAAGCAATGACAGGTTATGGTACTCTCTCTGCGGATGGAACCTTATTCAATAGTTTTAAAGTTCGTTTGAAGAGAGCATTCAAGAATTTCTTATTGATTTTCTCCAAATCGGATAGTTACAAAGATGAAGATTCAAATTTAATTAAAAAGGATGAGGGGATATAG
- a CDS encoding glycosyltransferase family 4 protein: protein MKILYYLPSLYTSGGLERIIIFKANYFADHLPNVEVVLMTSEQLNKPTFFPLSEKVKHVDIDVRIDYPFDQSPLLKVLRFPFLYRRFKNRFLQILRQEKPDIVISTIRREINFLPLLNDGSVKVAELHVTKEFYHPNFPKGLNGFLRKRKDTIRLEKLKLMDAVVFLTAQEKSFWPELSNVHVIPNPIVLRPREQSSCQSKQVIAVGRYVPQKGFDLLIEAWRIVNVRHPDWVLKIYGDGSPVELQNEINRLGLEESCRLRPSTTAIEKKYCDSSIFVLSSRYEGFGMVLIEAMACGLPAVAFDCPSGPSEIVRDGEDGYLVENGNIEELAKRICDLIKDDLLRKEMGKRAQLNSARFQVENIADRWKDLFDSFGKHTKSD, encoded by the coding sequence ATGAAAATTTTGTATTATTTACCTTCACTGTATACATCTGGAGGATTGGAACGTATTATCATTTTTAAAGCAAATTATTTTGCTGATCATCTACCGAATGTGGAAGTGGTTTTAATGACATCTGAACAACTAAATAAACCCACCTTTTTTCCGTTGTCTGAAAAAGTGAAGCATGTTGACATTGATGTGCGTATTGATTACCCTTTTGACCAGTCGCCTTTATTGAAAGTGCTTCGTTTTCCTTTTCTTTATCGTCGATTTAAAAATAGGTTTCTACAAATTCTGCGACAAGAAAAGCCAGATATCGTAATTTCTACGATTAGGCGAGAAATTAACTTTTTACCATTGTTAAATGATGGAAGTGTTAAAGTGGCAGAATTGCATGTCACTAAAGAGTTTTATCATCCAAATTTTCCTAAGGGCCTAAATGGTTTTTTGCGAAAGAGAAAAGATACTATAAGGCTTGAAAAGCTAAAATTGATGGACGCGGTCGTTTTTCTTACAGCGCAAGAAAAAAGTTTTTGGCCTGAATTATCAAACGTACACGTGATTCCTAATCCGATAGTTTTGCGACCTAGAGAACAGTCTTCTTGCCAATCAAAGCAAGTTATTGCAGTGGGGAGGTATGTTCCTCAAAAAGGATTTGATCTACTAATAGAAGCATGGCGCATTGTAAATGTCCGCCATCCAGATTGGGTTTTAAAAATCTATGGTGATGGTAGTCCAGTTGAACTTCAAAATGAAATTAATCGTCTAGGCTTAGAAGAAAGCTGTAGATTAAGACCTAGCACGACCGCTATTGAAAAGAAATATTGCGATAGCTCTATTTTTGTGCTATCTTCACGTTATGAGGGGTTTGGTATGGTATTGATTGAGGCTATGGCATGTGGATTACCTGCTGTTGCATTTGATTGCCCCTCAGGCCCAAGTGAAATAGTTCGTGATGGTGAAGATGGATATTTAGTTGAAAATGGAAATATAGAGGAATTAGCCAAACGAATTTGTGACTTGATAAAAGACGATCTACTTAGAAAGGAAATGGGGAAAAGAGCACAGCTAAATAGTGCTCGGTTTCAGGTTGAAAATATAGCAGATCGATGGAAAGACCTATTTGATTCTTTTGGTAAACACACTAAAAGTGATTAA
- a CDS encoding glycosyltransferase family 4 protein, protein MKRRLKLAYIIPGLFYPSGMERVLTAKVNYFVREFDYEIHIFVTDGKGSAPYYALDEKIQLHHLDINFDGIFSLPLLRRSWSYWKKQRLFKRRLEEELCIIKPDITVSLLRRDINFIHELKDGSLKVGELHFNRLVYRQFTDTRFPGFIRRGISKLWQAQLIKNLRKLSAFVVLTHEDAGYWHELNNVSVISNPLSFYPDEAALLNNKQVIAVGRMTYQKGFDLLIESWQLVSRKHQDWILKIYGGGDQDIYMSMIRKLGLSHSCFLENGTSSIAEKYNDSSIFVLSSRYEGFPLVLGETMAYGVPPVSFMCPCGPKDIIIDGENGLLVENGNVKLLAEGICLLIEDDVKRKEMGRNARRDVKKFDLENIAKQWKELFESIQPVE, encoded by the coding sequence ATGAAAAGGAGACTTAAGCTAGCTTACATTATTCCAGGTTTGTTTTATCCGAGTGGAATGGAAAGAGTGCTTACAGCAAAGGTAAATTATTTCGTCAGAGAGTTTGATTATGAGATTCACATTTTTGTTACCGACGGAAAAGGATCAGCGCCTTATTATGCCTTAGATGAAAAAATACAATTGCATCACCTCGATATAAACTTTGACGGCATTTTTTCGTTACCGTTATTGAGAAGGTCATGGAGCTATTGGAAAAAACAGCGCTTATTTAAGCGAAGACTCGAAGAAGAGTTGTGTATTATAAAGCCTGATATTACGGTGTCACTATTGAGGCGAGACATCAATTTCATTCATGAATTAAAGGATGGTAGTTTGAAGGTTGGCGAATTACACTTTAATAGGTTGGTATATCGTCAGTTTACAGATACGAGATTTCCAGGCTTTATAAGGAGAGGAATATCTAAATTATGGCAGGCGCAGCTCATTAAAAATTTGAGAAAACTTTCAGCTTTTGTTGTGCTAACGCATGAAGACGCGGGCTATTGGCACGAACTTAACAATGTTTCTGTAATCTCAAATCCCTTATCTTTCTATCCTGATGAAGCGGCATTGCTTAATAACAAACAGGTGATTGCTGTTGGAAGAATGACTTATCAAAAAGGATTCGATTTGCTGATTGAGTCTTGGCAATTAGTCTCTAGAAAGCATCAGGATTGGATATTAAAAATTTATGGTGGTGGAGATCAGGATATATATATGTCGATGATAAGGAAGTTGGGCCTGTCGCATAGTTGTTTTTTGGAAAATGGAACCTCTTCAATTGCTGAAAAATACAATGATAGTTCGATCTTTGTATTATCGTCAAGGTATGAGGGATTCCCATTGGTTTTGGGGGAGACAATGGCTTATGGCGTTCCACCAGTATCTTTTATGTGTCCTTGTGGCCCGAAGGATATTATCATTGACGGGGAAAATGGATTACTGGTAGAGAATGGTAATGTTAAACTGTTGGCTGAAGGAATATGTTTACTCATTGAGGATGATGTGAAGAGAAAAGAAATGGGAAGAAATGCAAGAAGGGATGTTAAAAAATTTGATTTGGAAAATATAGCAAAACAATGGAAAGAACTTTTTGAATCTATACAACCGGTAGAATGA
- a CDS encoding lipopolysaccharide biosynthesis protein, whose protein sequence is MESAKQQVISGVFFTAIAKYANLIISLGVTAVLARLLSPEQFGVIAIAMVIIAFLNLIADIGLFPAVIQYKNLTKDELGNLFSISCYLGGFLALVLVLIAPKIAQYYDQPILQNIIRLLALGLFFTASSVVPNALFYRERMFKFIAIRSFTIQIILGVVSITAAFSGVGIYALLINPILYSILLFIVSYLHFPLPFKLKVSLDEVRPILRYSIFQFLFNIVNYFSKNSDTLLIGRYLGVHILGYYDKAYQLMSLPLQNITQVITPVIHPILSLKKGDKMQLIVATEQLVSVLALIGFPLTAFLYFAAEDLIYVFFGAQWNQAVPVFQLLSLTVGIQLILSSSGSIFQTTGDTKYMFFSGLLSASLNIGGILLGVFYFNAIVAVAACLVITNFITFLFTYLILYKKVFSRDMLSFFYLLAKPVLAGLLLTFLLYICKIFFITDTIWYKLIIKICVSSAFFIAFTWFGGYRSYLELYLKRGR, encoded by the coding sequence ATGGAAAGTGCCAAGCAGCAGGTTATATCTGGAGTTTTTTTTACTGCGATAGCGAAATATGCAAACTTGATTATTTCTCTTGGTGTTACTGCAGTTCTTGCACGTCTTTTGTCTCCTGAGCAGTTTGGAGTAATCGCTATTGCTATGGTTATTATAGCTTTCCTGAATTTGATTGCAGATATCGGGCTGTTTCCTGCCGTCATTCAATATAAAAATTTGACAAAAGATGAACTTGGTAATCTCTTTTCTATATCTTGCTATTTGGGAGGTTTCTTAGCTCTAGTCCTTGTTTTGATTGCCCCTAAAATAGCACAGTACTACGATCAGCCCATACTTCAAAATATCATTAGGCTATTAGCACTAGGCCTATTTTTTACAGCAAGCTCAGTAGTGCCCAATGCCTTGTTCTATCGCGAAAGGATGTTCAAATTTATTGCCATCAGAAGCTTTACTATTCAGATCATTTTGGGGGTGGTATCAATAACTGCTGCTTTTTCGGGGGTAGGTATTTATGCACTTCTGATTAATCCTATTTTATATAGTATACTTCTTTTTATCGTTTCCTATCTACATTTTCCATTGCCTTTTAAATTAAAGGTGTCTTTGGACGAAGTAAGGCCCATTCTACGTTACTCTATATTTCAGTTTTTATTCAATATCGTAAACTATTTTAGTAAAAATTCGGACACATTGCTCATCGGAAGATATCTGGGTGTGCATATCTTAGGCTATTATGACAAAGCCTATCAATTGATGTCCTTGCCGTTGCAAAATATCACGCAGGTAATTACACCGGTGATACACCCGATCTTGAGTTTGAAAAAAGGAGATAAAATGCAACTTATTGTCGCGACTGAACAACTTGTATCTGTATTGGCCTTAATTGGATTTCCTCTCACGGCATTCCTTTACTTTGCCGCCGAAGATCTGATTTATGTATTTTTTGGAGCGCAATGGAACCAAGCAGTTCCGGTATTTCAGTTATTGAGCTTAACTGTGGGCATCCAGCTCATTTTATCTTCGTCAGGATCGATTTTTCAAACAACCGGAGATACGAAGTATATGTTTTTCTCAGGATTACTTTCAGCCTCGCTGAATATAGGTGGGATATTATTGGGTGTTTTCTATTTTAATGCCATTGTGGCGGTGGCTGCATGTCTTGTAATTACAAATTTTATTACATTCCTATTTACCTATTTAATCCTCTATAAAAAAGTTTTTAGTAGAGATATGCTTTCTTTTTTTTATCTTTTAGCAAAGCCAGTTTTAGCGGGTTTATTATTGACGTTTTTACTGTATATATGTAAGATCTTTTTTATAACTGATACAATATGGTATAAGCTGATTATTAAGATATGTGTGTCATCTGCTTTTTTTATTGCTTTTACCTGGTTTGGCGGATATAGATCTTATTTGGAGTTATACTTAAAAAGAGGACGTTAA
- a CDS encoding SP_1767 family glycosyltransferase, which translates to MTIDETIQHIISKNSSVSRFGDGEMLLIGGEGIRFQHPDTELSKRLAEVITSDLTNHIVCVSDAFVGLERYNRRARRFWRAHFYLYGYLWDKYLKQGKRYGNTFITRPYIDFLDQKKSIQWFNMLKQIWEKRDIIFIEGEKSRLGVGNDLFNNVKSVGRILCRSKSAFDQYDLIIEEASKLAKNSLILIALGPTATVLAYDLSKLGYQAIDVGHIDIEYEWLRMGAKHKINITSKYVNEVIGGDQVVVKDEDLYQRQILKRLF; encoded by the coding sequence ATGACAATTGATGAAACTATTCAACATATTATTTCCAAAAACAGTTCTGTTAGTCGATTTGGCGATGGTGAAATGCTCTTGATAGGTGGTGAGGGAATTCGTTTTCAGCATCCTGATACCGAATTGTCTAAACGATTGGCCGAAGTCATTACGAGTGATCTTACAAACCATATCGTATGTGTGTCAGATGCATTTGTCGGTTTGGAAAGATACAATAGGCGTGCGCGTCGATTTTGGCGTGCGCATTTTTATTTGTATGGTTATTTGTGGGATAAATATCTCAAGCAAGGTAAAAGGTATGGAAATACCTTTATCACGCGCCCGTATATTGATTTCCTAGACCAGAAAAAGTCAATTCAATGGTTTAATATGTTAAAGCAAATTTGGGAAAAGCGGGATATCATTTTCATAGAAGGAGAAAAAAGTCGCTTGGGAGTAGGTAATGATCTGTTTAATAATGTCAAAAGTGTCGGTCGGATCTTGTGCCGGTCAAAAAGTGCATTCGACCAATACGATTTAATTATCGAGGAGGCAAGCAAATTGGCTAAAAATAGTCTTATCTTGATTGCCTTGGGGCCAACAGCGACGGTATTGGCGTATGATTTATCCAAATTAGGTTATCAGGCGATAGATGTCGGACATATTGATATTGAATATGAATGGTTAAGGATGGGCGCTAAACATAAAATCAATATAACGTCTAAATATGTCAATGAAGTGATCGGCGGCGATCAGGTTGTGGTAAAGGACGAGGATCTATATCAACGTCAGATTTTAAAAAGGCTGTTTTGA